In one window of Cytophagaceae bacterium ABcell3 DNA:
- a CDS encoding nucleoside-diphosphate kinase: protein MATNRTFTMIKPDAVAEGHSGAIIKMIEEAGFRLVAAKMTKLSDERAGQFYAVHKERPFYNDLKKYMSSGHILAMILEKENAVADFRKLIGATNPAEAEEGTIRKKFAKSLEANAIHGSDSDENAAIESSFFFSAMEQY from the coding sequence ATGGCAACAAACAGAACTTTTACAATGATCAAGCCTGATGCAGTAGCAGAAGGGCATTCCGGAGCAATTATTAAAATGATCGAAGAAGCAGGCTTTAGATTGGTGGCTGCAAAAATGACCAAACTTTCCGATGAACGTGCAGGGCAGTTTTATGCTGTTCATAAAGAAAGGCCTTTTTACAACGACTTAAAGAAATATATGTCTTCTGGCCACATTTTAGCTATGATCTTGGAAAAAGAAAATGCCGTAGCTGACTTCAGAAAACTTATTGGTGCTACCAATCCAGCAGAAGCTGAAGAAGGAACAATAAGAAAGAAGTTTGCAAAATCATTAGAGGCTAATGCCATTCACGGTTCTGACTCTGACGAAAATGCGGCAATAGAGTCTTCGTTCTTTTTCTCTGCAATGGAGCAATATTAA
- a CDS encoding TPM domain-containing protein → MAKDFFTEEQKVAIVNSIKTAENKTSGEVQVHIENYCNGEVLDRAAEVFSALNMQNTKLRNGVLFYLAVEDHKFAILGDEGINNVVPDDFWEKIIDMMTGYFIKGLLAEGLCAGIEASGKQLKEHFPVQEDDINELPDDISFGH, encoded by the coding sequence AAAGTCGCAATTGTTAACTCTATCAAGACGGCAGAAAATAAAACCTCAGGTGAGGTGCAGGTACATATAGAGAACTATTGCAATGGTGAAGTTTTAGATCGTGCTGCAGAGGTTTTCTCGGCGCTAAACATGCAAAACACCAAGCTTCGCAATGGGGTGCTCTTTTATCTCGCTGTCGAAGATCATAAGTTTGCTATTCTCGGAGACGAGGGTATCAATAATGTCGTACCTGACGACTTCTGGGAGAAGATTATAGATATGATGACTGGTTACTTCATAAAGGGACTGCTTGCCGAGGGACTTTGTGCTGGAATAGAGGCTTCTGGCAAACAACTTAAAGAACATTTTCCAGTACAGGAAGATGATATTAACGAACTCCCCGATGATATTTCTTTCGGGCATTAA
- a CDS encoding TPM domain-containing protein: MKHIKNITLLSLLLLSVVVCLADNSRFPKPENPPRLVNDYAKLLQPGEREVLEKKLRTYHDSTSTQIAVVIMNDLGGEPASSFAPALGEYWKVGQKGKNNGLLILVSKESREVFIATGYGMEATITDARSKNIVENIIKPAFKKNKYYEGIDQATTAIIQYAFGEHYAERGSKDKATNNSNNTLLIVIILVVIILVLKSKGGNNGRGRNTGPTTFSRRGAYMGPVIGGGAFGGGGFNGGGFGTSGGGFGGFGGGSFGGGGAGGKW, translated from the coding sequence ATGAAACATATTAAAAACATAACTTTACTTTCCTTGCTTTTGCTTTCCGTCGTGGTTTGCTTGGCCGATAACAGCCGTTTTCCCAAGCCTGAAAACCCGCCACGATTGGTGAACGACTATGCTAAATTGTTGCAGCCTGGCGAACGCGAAGTTTTGGAAAAGAAGTTGCGGACTTATCATGACTCTACGTCTACTCAAATTGCTGTGGTAATTATGAATGACCTAGGTGGAGAGCCTGCTTCTTCATTTGCTCCTGCACTTGGTGAGTACTGGAAGGTGGGTCAAAAAGGAAAGAATAATGGCCTGCTGATCCTTGTGTCTAAGGAGTCTCGTGAAGTCTTTATTGCTACGGGTTATGGTATGGAAGCAACTATTACCGATGCTCGGTCTAAAAACATTGTTGAAAATATTATTAAGCCAGCATTTAAGAAAAATAAATACTATGAGGGTATTGACCAGGCCACCACGGCCATTATTCAATATGCTTTTGGGGAACATTATGCAGAAAGGGGTAGTAAAGATAAAGCAACTAACAATAGTAATAATACCCTTTTGATAGTAATAATATTGGTTGTAATTATTTTGGTTTTGAAAAGCAAGGGTGGCAATAATGGCCGTGGGCGAAATACGGGGCCTACTACTTTCTCACGCCGAGGGGCTTATATGGGGCCTGTTATTGGAGGAGGAGCTTTTGGAGGTGGTGGTTTTAACGGAGGTGGATTCGGAACTTCTGGTGGTGGTTTTGGTGGCTTTGGAGGCGGTAGCTTTGGAGGTGGAGGTGCCGGAGGGAAATGGTGA